A single region of the Herpetosiphon gulosus genome encodes:
- the cas2 gene encoding CRISPR-associated endonuclease Cas2, whose amino-acid sequence MFILISYDIPHDKRRSKIAKTLENFGKRVQYSVFECQLTDSQLADVRNRLTALVVPNEDSIRFYSLPKDAVTAILILGHGVVTQDPIFYWTD is encoded by the coding sequence ATGTTCATCTTAATTAGTTACGATATTCCCCACGATAAACGACGGAGCAAAATCGCCAAAACCCTTGAGAATTTTGGCAAGCGCGTGCAATATAGCGTGTTTGAATGCCAACTGACCGATAGCCAATTGGCTGATGTGCGTAACCGTCTGACCGCGCTGGTTGTGCCCAACGAAGATAGCATCCGCTTTTATTCGTTGCCCAAGGATGCAGTGACCGCGATTTTAATTCTTGGGCATGGGGTTGTAACCCAAGACCCAATCTTCTATTGGACTGATTAG